The Sphaerospermopsis torques-reginae ITEP-024 genome has a window encoding:
- a CDS encoding type II toxin-antitoxin system VapC family toxin: MSYLLDTNIVSFAMRNNLIIKEKLDQLRSRKELVSISCITYFEIKRGLFAAKATKKLEIFDNFCKDYQILFLDDLAIVEKAAEIHANLRLRGLPIQTEDILIAATAIIKGFTVVSNDSDLLRVEGLTVENWLYHVRLIAYDKRGECKDDQCRNELV; this comes from the coding sequence ATGAGTTATTTATTAGATACAAACATTGTTTCTTTTGCCATGAGAAATAACCTGATAATTAAAGAAAAATTAGATCAATTACGATCTCGCAAGGAATTAGTCTCTATTAGTTGTATTACTTACTTTGAAATTAAAAGAGGTTTATTTGCAGCTAAAGCCACTAAAAAGTTAGAAATATTTGATAATTTTTGTAAGGATTATCAAATCCTTTTCTTAGATGATTTAGCAATTGTGGAAAAAGCAGCAGAAATTCATGCAAATCTCAGGTTACGAGGTTTACCGATTCAAACGGAAGATATTTTAATTGCTGCAACTGCTATTATTAAGGGTTTTACTGTGGTTTCTAATGATAGTGATTTGTTGAGAGTTGAGGGTTTAACTGTGGAGAATTGGTTATATCATGTCCGGCTAATCGCTTACGATAAAAGAGGTGAGTGCAAAGATGACCAATGCCGAAACGAATTAGTGTAG
- a CDS encoding ferredoxin--nitrite reductase yields the protein MTETATTIEKLNKFEKFKAEKDGLAVKDEISEFVKIGWEAMDENDLNHRLKWLGVFFRPVTPGKFMMRMRIPNGILTSSQVYILAEVIQRYGDDGSADITTRQNIQLRGINFSDIPDIFNKFNTVGLTSIQSGMDNIRNITGDPVAGLDANELYDTRELVQQIQDMLTNNGKGNPEFTNLPRKFNIAVTGGKDNSVHAEINDLAFVPAFKEGFGFNVLVGGFFSGKRCEAAIPLNVWVKPEEVVSLCKAIVEIFRDHGLRLNRQKARLMWLIDEWGLEKFRSEVEKRWGKTFKTAAPKDEIDWEKRDHIGIYPQKKPGLNYVGLNIPVGRLSADDMFELARIAEVYGSGEIRFTVEQNAIIPNIPDSALNAFLTEPLLNKFGVNPGLLTRAVVSCTGAQFCNFALIETKNRAVAMSKALERELILSKPVRIHWTGCPNSCGQPQVADIGLMGTKVRKNGQTVEGVDIYMGGKVGKDAKLGTCVQKSVPCEDVQPILKEILIQNFGAKLREEALISH from the coding sequence ATGACAGAAACAGCAACTACCATCGAAAAACTGAATAAATTCGAGAAATTCAAAGCTGAAAAAGACGGACTTGCAGTTAAAGACGAAATCAGCGAATTTGTGAAAATTGGTTGGGAAGCAATGGACGAAAACGACCTCAACCATCGCCTAAAATGGTTAGGTGTATTTTTTCGCCCAGTGACACCCGGAAAATTCATGATGCGGATGCGGATACCTAACGGTATTCTCACTAGCAGTCAAGTGTATATTTTAGCAGAAGTGATACAGCGTTACGGTGACGACGGCAGCGCAGATATCACCACTAGACAAAATATACAACTTCGCGGGATCAATTTTTCAGATATTCCTGACATCTTTAATAAATTTAACACCGTTGGGTTAACAAGCATTCAATCCGGTATGGATAACATCCGTAATATTACAGGTGATCCTGTAGCGGGTTTAGATGCTAACGAGTTGTACGACACCAGAGAATTAGTGCAGCAAATTCAAGATATGCTCACTAATAATGGTAAAGGAAACCCAGAATTTACCAATCTTCCTCGTAAATTTAACATTGCGGTAACTGGAGGAAAAGATAATTCAGTTCACGCAGAAATCAATGATTTAGCATTTGTACCAGCATTTAAAGAAGGATTTGGTTTTAATGTTTTAGTCGGTGGTTTTTTCTCCGGTAAACGTTGTGAAGCAGCTATTCCTTTAAATGTGTGGGTAAAACCCGAAGAAGTAGTTAGTTTATGTAAAGCAATTGTCGAAATTTTCCGGGATCATGGTTTACGTCTCAACCGTCAAAAAGCCCGGTTAATGTGGTTAATTGATGAATGGGGTTTAGAAAAATTCCGTTCAGAAGTAGAAAAACGCTGGGGAAAAACATTTAAAACCGCAGCACCAAAAGACGAAATAGACTGGGAAAAACGGGATCATATTGGTATTTATCCCCAAAAAAAACCAGGATTAAATTATGTAGGTTTAAACATTCCCGTAGGTAGATTATCTGCCGATGATATGTTTGAACTTGCCCGGATAGCAGAAGTTTATGGCAGTGGCGAAATTAGGTTTACAGTCGAACAAAACGCCATAATTCCTAATATTCCCGATTCAGCTTTAAACGCATTTTTAACAGAACCATTGTTAAATAAATTTGGTGTTAATCCTGGTTTATTAACGCGAGCAGTGGTATCTTGTACAGGCGCACAATTTTGTAACTTCGCATTAATAGAAACAAAAAATCGTGCCGTTGCCATGAGTAAAGCATTAGAACGGGAATTAATATTATCAAAACCCGTCCGTATTCATTGGACAGGATGCCCAAATTCTTGCGGACAACCCCAAGTAGCAGACATTGGTTTAATGGGTACAAAAGTCCGTAAAAACGGGCAAACAGTAGAAGGCGTTGACATTTATATGGGTGGGAAAGTTGGTAAAGATGCTAAACTAGGAACTTGTGTACAAAAAAGCGTTCCTTGTGAAGATGTACAACCCATATTAAAAGAAATACTCATTCAAAACTTCGGTGCAAAACTTAGGGAAGAAGCCTTAATTTCCCATTAA
- a CDS encoding CmpA/NrtA family ABC transporter substrate-binding protein, which produces MSNISRRKFIITSSLAAATSIIAHGCSSNNSQSATTDSAASSTAQLANNSTVSNAAKVETTKAKLGFIALTDSAPLIIAKEKGFFAKYGMTDVEVSKQKSWPVTRDNLKIGSSGGGIDGAHILSPMPYLLTINDKVPMYLLARLNTNGQAISVAEKFKDLKIGVQSKSLKDAVNKAKADKKSIKIAMTFPGGTHDLWMRYWLAAGGINPDQDVVLEAVPPPQMVANMKVGTVDAFCVGEPWNAQLVSQKLGYTALTTGELWNDHPEKAFGMRKDWVDKNPNAAQALLMAIMEAQQWCEKPENKEEMCKICADRKYFNVAVADILERSQGNIDYGDGRKEQNFQYRMKYWADNSSYPYKSHDTWFLTEEIRWGYLPKDTKIKEVVDQVNREDLWKQAAKALGVSAAEIPSSSSRGVETFFDGVKFDPEKPEEYLKSLQIKKV; this is translated from the coding sequence ATGAGCAATATTTCCCGCAGAAAATTTATAATTACCTCCAGTTTAGCAGCAGCGACTTCTATCATAGCTCACGGTTGTTCATCTAATAACTCTCAGTCAGCAACAACAGATAGTGCAGCTTCTTCCACTGCCCAACTTGCTAACAATTCCACAGTTAGTAATGCTGCAAAAGTAGAAACAACCAAAGCCAAATTAGGATTTATTGCTTTAACTGATTCTGCACCTTTAATTATTGCCAAAGAAAAAGGTTTCTTTGCCAAATATGGCATGACTGATGTAGAAGTCAGCAAACAAAAATCCTGGCCAGTCACAAGAGATAATCTAAAAATTGGCTCATCTGGTGGTGGTATTGATGGCGCACATATTCTCAGCCCTATGCCTTATTTGCTGACCATAAATGATAAAGTTCCAATGTATCTATTGGCCAGATTAAATACCAACGGTCAAGCTATATCTGTGGCAGAAAAATTCAAAGATTTAAAAATCGGCGTACAAAGTAAATCTTTGAAAGACGCAGTAAATAAAGCCAAAGCTGATAAAAAATCAATCAAAATTGCTATGACTTTTCCCGGTGGTACTCATGATTTATGGATGCGTTATTGGTTAGCTGCTGGTGGTATTAATCCTGATCAAGATGTGGTTTTAGAAGCAGTTCCACCACCACAAATGGTAGCTAATATGAAAGTTGGTACTGTTGATGCTTTCTGTGTAGGTGAACCTTGGAACGCGCAATTAGTGAGCCAAAAATTAGGTTATACTGCTTTAACTACTGGTGAATTATGGAATGATCATCCAGAAAAAGCCTTTGGAATGCGGAAAGACTGGGTTGACAAAAATCCTAACGCAGCACAAGCATTATTAATGGCAATTATGGAAGCACAACAATGGTGTGAAAAGCCAGAAAATAAAGAAGAAATGTGTAAAATCTGTGCTGATAGAAAATACTTTAATGTGGCTGTAGCTGACATTTTAGAACGTTCTCAAGGTAATATTGATTATGGTGATGGACGCAAAGAACAAAACTTCCAATATCGGATGAAGTATTGGGCTGATAATTCTTCTTATCCTTATAAAAGTCATGATACTTGGTTTTTAACTGAAGAAATTCGTTGGGGTTATTTACCTAAAGATACAAAAATCAAAGAAGTTGTAGATCAGGTAAATAGAGAAGATTTATGGAAACAAGCAGCTAAGGCTTTGGGTGTATCTGCTGCGGAAATTCCTAGTAGTTCTTCTCGTGGTGTAGAAACATTTTTTGATGGAGTGAAATTTGATCCAGAAAAACCAGAGGAATATTTAAAGAGTTTGCAAATTAAAAAAGTTTAA
- the ntrB gene encoding nitrate ABC transporter permease, with amino-acid sequence MAISVGSRRVSSKQQKAINKFLVNKVIPPIFGLFIFLVLWELLCLIPGFQLPGPIETFSETWDPFIIQPFFDNGDSDKGLGWQILTSLGRVALGFSLAAVVGVVLGIFIGVNKFLYNAVDPIFQVLRTIPPLAWLPISLAAFQQANPSAIFVIFITSIWPILINTTVGVQNIPQDYVNVARVLRLRKGKYFLKIVFPATVPYIFTGLRIGIGLSWLAIVAAEMLVGGVGIGSFIWDAYNTSTETNLSEIIIALIYVGLVGLMLDRMVAFIADKVVKTEHK; translated from the coding sequence ATGGCTATTAGTGTTGGCAGTCGTAGAGTGAGTAGTAAACAGCAAAAGGCAATTAATAAGTTTTTAGTAAATAAAGTCATACCACCAATCTTTGGGTTATTTATTTTTTTAGTGTTGTGGGAATTGCTTTGTTTAATTCCTGGTTTTCAGTTACCTGGTCCGATTGAAACATTTTCTGAAACTTGGGACCCGTTTATTATTCAGCCTTTTTTTGATAATGGTGACAGTGATAAAGGTTTGGGTTGGCAAATTTTAACCAGTTTAGGAAGAGTAGCTTTAGGTTTTTCTTTAGCCGCAGTTGTTGGTGTGGTTTTAGGAATATTTATTGGGGTGAATAAGTTTTTATATAATGCTGTAGATCCCATTTTTCAAGTATTAAGAACAATTCCCCCCCTTGCTTGGTTGCCTATTTCTCTCGCTGCTTTTCAACAAGCTAACCCATCGGCAATTTTTGTGATTTTCATTACTTCAATTTGGCCGATTTTAATTAATACAACTGTGGGTGTACAAAATATTCCCCAAGATTATGTAAATGTTGCCCGTGTTTTGCGTTTACGTAAGGGTAAATATTTCTTAAAAATTGTATTTCCGGCAACTGTTCCTTATATTTTTACAGGTTTGAGAATTGGTATCGGTTTATCTTGGTTGGCAATTGTCGCCGCAGAAATGTTAGTTGGTGGTGTGGGTATTGGTTCATTTATTTGGGATGCCTATAATACCAGCACGGAAACTAACTTGAGTGAGATTATTATTGCCTTAATATATGTCGGTTTGGTAGGTCTGATGTTAGATAGAATGGTGGCTTTTATCGCGGATAAAGTTGTGAAAACAGAACATAAATAA
- a CDS encoding nitrate ABC transporter ATP-binding protein (This model describes the ATP binding subunits of ATP-binding cassette (ABC) transporters for nitrate transport, or for bicarbonate transport, in bacteria and archaea.), translating to MNTFVEIDHLDKIFNLPNGGKYIALKNIELKIRQGEFISLIGHSGCGKSTLLNIIAGLDRASIGGVTLEGREVREPGRDRMVVFQNYSLLPWLTVRENIALAVDEVHQNLPPGERRGIIEEHIDLVGLRRAANKHPSELSGGMKQRVAIARALATRPKLLLLDEPFGALDALTRGNLQEQLMQICNEHKITCVMVTHDVDEALLLSDRIVMLTNGPEAHIGQILEVPIPRPRQRLEVVNHPSYYNLRNEMIYFLNQQKEAKKRQKQPTKPVIIANNNLATTLEKTQLEIGYLPVTQAAPLIIAQEKGFFAEYGLTVNLHPENNWNNIAKGIATNKFDAAQMVAGMPLAMTLGAGGKTPISIVTAMTLSRNGSAITFSKELFDHGVKNLTEFHKTINADLDKTHTLGIVHPASMQNLLLRYWLAANGIEPDIDVSLITVAPEEMVTALEDKKIDGYCVGEPWNSHAVEQNLGSIIEITSEIWHGHPDKVLGVREDWAQENPQTHLALVKALLAACEYCDDIRNQDEVITLISPYLHTNLIDTYSKNNHQNTQTSHQFYFNKANYPDRNETLWILTQLARWGLVAFPKNWIEIIDKVCRPDIFGAAAREMGILDIGREETIQLFDGKIFNPSEPIEYLKSLEIKRQLRVEEVFI from the coding sequence ATGAATACTTTTGTAGAAATTGACCACTTAGACAAAATATTTAACCTTCCTAATGGTGGTAAATATATTGCTTTAAAAAATATTGAGTTGAAAATTCGCCAGGGTGAATTTATTTCTTTAATTGGTCATTCTGGTTGTGGAAAGTCTACTTTACTGAATATTATTGCTGGGTTAGATCGCGCTAGTATTGGTGGTGTGACTTTGGAAGGTAGAGAAGTTAGAGAACCAGGACGAGATCGAATGGTAGTTTTTCAAAATTATTCTTTACTTCCTTGGTTAACTGTAAGAGAAAATATTGCTTTAGCTGTTGATGAAGTACATCAAAATTTACCTCCAGGAGAACGTCGAGGAATAATAGAAGAACATATTGATCTGGTGGGTTTACGACGTGCAGCTAACAAACATCCTAGTGAGTTATCTGGGGGGATGAAACAACGAGTTGCGATCGCTCGTGCATTAGCTACTCGTCCGAAATTGTTATTGTTAGATGAACCTTTTGGTGCGTTAGATGCGTTAACCAGAGGTAATTTACAAGAACAATTAATGCAAATTTGTAATGAACACAAAATTACTTGTGTAATGGTGACACATGATGTTGATGAAGCGTTATTATTGAGCGATCGCATTGTCATGTTAACCAATGGACCTGAAGCACACATTGGGCAAATTTTAGAAGTTCCTATTCCCCGTCCTCGTCAACGTTTAGAAGTAGTCAACCATCCCAGTTATTACAACTTGCGGAACGAAATGATCTACTTCCTCAACCAACAAAAAGAAGCGAAAAAACGCCAAAAACAACCCACAAAACCAGTAATTATTGCTAATAATAACTTAGCAACAACTTTAGAAAAAACTCAATTAGAAATTGGTTATCTCCCCGTCACTCAAGCCGCACCTTTAATAATTGCCCAAGAAAAAGGCTTCTTTGCCGAATACGGTTTAACAGTCAATCTTCACCCAGAAAATAACTGGAATAACATCGCCAAAGGTATAGCCACAAATAAATTTGATGCCGCCCAAATGGTGGCAGGAATGCCCCTAGCAATGACATTAGGTGCAGGTGGTAAAACGCCCATTTCCATAGTTACAGCAATGACACTTTCTCGTAATGGTAGCGCCATTACATTCAGCAAAGAACTATTTGATCATGGAGTTAAAAACCTAACAGAATTTCACAAAACCATTAACGCAGACCTAGACAAAACCCACACATTAGGTATAGTTCATCCTGCATCAATGCAGAACTTATTATTACGTTATTGGTTAGCAGCAAATGGAATTGAACCTGATATAGATGTCAGTTTAATCACAGTTGCACCAGAAGAAATGGTGACTGCCCTTGAAGATAAAAAAATTGATGGTTACTGTGTCGGAGAACCTTGGAACTCCCACGCAGTTGAGCAAAATTTAGGCTCTATTATTGAGATCACATCAGAAATTTGGCATGGACATCCAGATAAAGTATTAGGAGTGCGAGAAGACTGGGCGCAAGAAAACCCGCAAACACATTTAGCATTAGTAAAAGCCCTATTAGCAGCTTGTGAATACTGTGATGATATTCGCAACCAAGACGAAGTTATCACATTAATTTCTCCCTATTTGCATACAAATTTAATAGATACTTATTCAAAAAATAATCACCAAAATACCCAAACTTCCCATCAATTTTATTTCAATAAAGCCAACTATCCCGACCGTAATGAAACGCTGTGGATACTAACCCAATTAGCCCGATGGGGTTTAGTAGCTTTTCCCAAAAACTGGATAGAAATAATTGACAAAGTTTGCCGCCCAGATATATTCGGTGCAGCAGCAAGAGAAATGGGAATTTTAGATATTGGTCGAGAAGAAACCATTCAACTATTTGATGGTAAAATATTTAATCCTTCCGAACCAATAGAATATCTCAAAAGTTTGGAAATTAAACGCCAGCTTAGAGTTGAAGAAGTGTTTATTTAG
- a CDS encoding nitrate ABC transporter ATP-binding protein (This model describes the ATP binding subunits of ATP-binding cassette (ABC) transporters for nitrate transport, or for bicarbonate transport, in bacteria and archaea.), whose translation MTTLNFNNKTKVQQLQPQRQEDFLVIEGVNKIYPTAEGPYTVLDNINLKISEGEFICLIGHSGCGKSTLLNMVSGFNTPTNGIVWLQGQPITEPGPDRMMVFQNYCLLPWLNVFDNVYLAVDAVFPNKNQAEKRAIVREHLAMVGLTEAAEKTPHQISGGMKQRVAIARALAIRPQVLILDEPFGALDAITKEELQEELLQIWSDHQVTVLMITHDIDEALFLADKIVMMTNGPAANIGEILEIPFSRPRNRRRIMENPEYYHLRNYALDFLYRRCAHIEE comes from the coding sequence ATGACAACATTAAACTTCAATAACAAAACCAAAGTCCAACAATTACAACCCCAGAGACAAGAAGACTTTTTAGTAATTGAAGGAGTCAACAAAATTTATCCCACAGCCGAAGGACCATATACCGTTCTTGATAACATTAACCTAAAAATTAGTGAAGGCGAATTTATTTGTTTAATAGGACATTCCGGTTGTGGAAAATCCACACTTTTAAACATGGTTTCTGGATTTAATACACCTACAAACGGCATTGTATGGTTACAAGGTCAACCCATCACCGAACCAGGACCAGACCGGATGATGGTATTTCAAAACTATTGCTTACTACCTTGGTTAAACGTATTTGATAACGTTTACTTAGCCGTTGATGCCGTATTTCCTAACAAAAACCAAGCCGAAAAAAGGGCAATAGTCAGAGAACATTTAGCAATGGTAGGACTAACAGAAGCAGCCGAAAAAACACCCCATCAAATATCAGGAGGAATGAAACAAAGAGTAGCCATAGCACGTGCTTTAGCCATTCGTCCCCAAGTCCTGATTTTAGATGAACCATTCGGTGCTTTAGATGCCATCACCAAAGAAGAATTACAAGAAGAATTACTGCAAATTTGGTCAGATCATCAAGTCACAGTTTTAATGATCACCCATGACATAGACGAAGCACTTTTCCTAGCAGATAAAATAGTCATGATGACCAACGGACCAGCAGCAAACATTGGCGAAATATTAGAAATTCCCTTCTCCCGTCCTCGTAACCGTCGCCGCATCATGGAAAACCCAGAATATTATCACCTCAGAAACTACGCCCTCGACTTCCTATATCGTCGTTGCGCTCACATTGAAGAATAA
- a CDS encoding molybdopterin oxidoreductase family protein, translated as MTEITKTLCPYCGVGCGLEVTPPAQHGKPTNRDSEGTPTWRVRGDKNHPSSQGMVCVKGATVTEAIHKNRLHHPMFRESLNQDFQPITWEEAFNIITQKIQQTINNYSAESICMYGSGQFQTEDYYIAQKLLKGCLGTNNFDANSRLCMSSAVSGYIQSFGSDGPPCCYDDLELTDCAFLIGTNTAECHPIVFNRLAKYHKKNRHVKMVVVDPRRTPTAEAADLHLAIRPGTDIDLLNGIAHLLMKWNYLDTTFIDDCTSNFPAYAEVISHYSPDIVARQCGISLEDLETAAKYWGKSKSVLSLWSMGVNQSSEGTAKVRTIINLHLMTGQIGKPGAGPFSLTGQPNAMGGREAGGLSHLLPGYRSVKNAEHRQEVEDFWGLERGKISPIPGLTAWEMITGLESGIVQLLWIAATNPAVSMPDLERTKKALLNSPFTIYQDAYYPTETASYAHLLLPAAQWGEKTGIMTNSERRVTLCSAFKTPPKEAKPDWEIFAEVGRRLGFEDQFNFQNSSQIYQEFVQLTRYRPCDMSGLSHEFLSINGPTHWPFSQDNNSENKLEIKRLYTNLQFNTPDGRAKFGAYYSQGLAEPPDPNYPFVLTSGRLYGHWHTQTRTGRIEKIKQMHPEPFLEIHPRDAEKLGMIDGQVVEVRSRRGVAKFPAKITKAISPGTVFVPMHWGKLWADEAEANSLTHSESCPDSLQPELKACAVQLVPISVKITTKNYQLQSSQW; from the coding sequence ATGACAGAAATTACAAAAACACTTTGCCCCTATTGCGGAGTTGGATGTGGTTTAGAAGTCACCCCACCAGCACAACATGGAAAACCCACAAATAGAGATAGTGAAGGAACACCAACTTGGAGAGTTAGAGGAGACAAAAACCATCCATCTAGCCAAGGAATGGTATGTGTAAAAGGTGCAACAGTCACCGAAGCAATACATAAAAATAGACTACATCATCCCATGTTTAGAGAATCATTAAATCAAGATTTTCAACCCATCACATGGGAAGAAGCATTTAATATCATTACCCAAAAAATACAACAAACAATTAATAATTACAGTGCAGAATCAATATGTATGTATGGTTCTGGACAATTTCAAACAGAAGATTATTATATTGCCCAAAAATTACTCAAAGGTTGCTTAGGAACTAATAATTTTGATGCTAATTCACGTCTCTGTATGTCTAGTGCGGTATCTGGGTATATACAAAGTTTTGGCTCTGATGGTCCTCCTTGCTGTTACGATGATTTAGAATTAACAGACTGTGCTTTTTTAATAGGAACAAATACCGCAGAATGTCACCCTATTGTATTTAACAGATTAGCCAAATATCATAAAAAAAATCGTCATGTAAAAATGGTAGTTGTAGATCCTCGGCGCACACCCACCGCCGAAGCAGCAGATTTACATTTAGCTATTCGTCCCGGCACAGACATTGATTTATTAAATGGAATTGCCCATTTATTAATGAAATGGAACTATTTAGATACCACTTTTATTGATGATTGTACTAGCAATTTTCCAGCTTATGCAGAAGTAATTAGTCATTATTCTCCTGATATTGTTGCCCGTCAATGTGGTATTTCTCTTGAAGATTTAGAAACGGCTGCAAAATATTGGGGTAAATCAAAATCTGTACTTTCTTTATGGTCAATGGGTGTGAATCAATCTTCTGAAGGTACTGCAAAAGTCAGAACTATTATTAATTTACATTTAATGACTGGACAAATCGGTAAACCTGGTGCTGGTCCTTTTTCTTTAACAGGTCAACCTAATGCAATGGGAGGTAGAGAAGCGGGAGGTTTATCGCATTTATTACCCGGTTATCGTTCAGTTAAAAATGCAGAACATCGCCAAGAAGTTGAGGATTTTTGGGGTTTAGAAAGGGGTAAAATTTCACCTATTCCTGGTTTAACTGCTTGGGAAATGATTACAGGTTTAGAATCTGGAATTGTCCAATTATTATGGATAGCTGCAACTAATCCTGCTGTGAGTATGCCAGATTTAGAACGGACTAAAAAAGCGTTGTTAAATTCGCCTTTTACTATTTATCAAGATGCTTATTATCCTACAGAAACTGCTAGTTATGCTCATCTTTTATTACCTGCTGCCCAATGGGGTGAAAAAACCGGAATTATGACTAATTCTGAAAGAAGGGTAACTCTATGTTCAGCTTTTAAAACACCACCAAAAGAAGCAAAACCAGACTGGGAAATTTTCGCAGAAGTGGGAAGAAGATTAGGATTTGAAGATCAGTTTAATTTTCAAAATTCATCCCAAATTTATCAAGAATTTGTCCAGTTAACTCGTTATCGTCCTTGTGATATGTCTGGTTTAAGTCATGAGTTTTTATCAATAAATGGTCCAACTCATTGGCCTTTTTCTCAGGATAATAATTCAGAAAATAAACTAGAAATTAAACGTTTATATACAAATTTACAGTTTAATACTCCAGATGGTCGCGCTAAGTTTGGTGCTTATTATTCTCAAGGTTTAGCTGAACCCCCTGATCCTAATTATCCTTTTGTGCTAACTTCTGGAAGATTATATGGACATTGGCATACTCAAACTCGTACAGGAAGAATTGAGAAAATTAAACAAATGCACCCCGAACCGTTTCTAGAAATTCATCCCCGTGATGCAGAAAAGTTAGGTATGATTGATGGTCAGGTGGTAGAAGTGCGATCGCGTCGTGGTGTAGCTAAGTTTCCTGCTAAAATCACCAAAGCTATATCTCCCGGTACTGTTTTTGTACCAATGCACTGGGGTAAACTTTGGGCAGATGAAGCAGAGGCTAACTCACTAACTCACTCTGAATCATGCCCTGATTCACTCCAGCCAGAATTAAAAGCTTGTGCTGTGCAACTAGTTCCAATTTCTGTAAAAATTACCACGAAAAATTATCAGCTTCAGTCTTCACAATGGTAA
- a CDS encoding phosphate-starvation-inducible PsiE family protein, with the protein MKRLFKQIKAWTSDDNFMHVIENIEVIVSKILSILMVIVIFVAIADLSIFLVKELFDAPYGKFNTVLFKVFGLFLNVLIALEILENITAYLKKHVFQVELVIVTSLIAVARKIIILDLEKVTGIDIIGLGIAVLALSISYLIIRSSRSNNQN; encoded by the coding sequence ATGAAGAGATTATTTAAGCAAATTAAAGCTTGGACTAGCGACGATAACTTCATGCACGTCATTGAAAACATCGAAGTAATAGTTTCTAAGATTCTCTCCATTTTGATGGTGATAGTAATTTTTGTGGCGATCGCAGATTTGAGTATTTTTTTGGTAAAAGAATTATTCGATGCACCTTATGGTAAATTCAATACTGTTTTATTTAAGGTATTCGGTTTATTTTTAAATGTTCTTATTGCTTTAGAGATTTTAGAAAATATCACAGCTTATCTCAAAAAGCACGTTTTTCAAGTTGAGTTAGTAATTGTTACCTCTTTAATTGCTGTTGCCCGAAAAATTATTATTCTAGATTTAGAAAAAGTCACAGGAATTGATATTATTGGTTTAGGAATTGCTGTACTTGCTCTTTCAATTAGTTATTTAATAATTCGTTCTAGTAGGTCTAATAATCAAAATTAG
- a CDS encoding nitrate reductase associated protein — protein sequence MTAEFFEFEADFVDSLRCIPMQVRYKLDTCGIKLKLSDWHQMNTLERANLVKLPCAKETEIQFYQDYLQKLILERTGTPVSKLPIEPHPPWIDTATVPPSVQEKAQEIGVTITLQQWEILTPLQRFALIKLSRSGHENKNFPKAMAEFQLI from the coding sequence ATGACAGCCGAATTTTTTGAATTTGAAGCAGATTTTGTTGACTCTCTCCGTTGCATACCGATGCAAGTCCGTTACAAATTGGATACCTGTGGGATTAAATTGAAATTGTCTGATTGGCATCAAATGAATACTTTAGAACGTGCTAATTTAGTAAAATTACCTTGTGCAAAAGAAACAGAAATTCAATTTTACCAAGATTACCTACAAAAATTAATTTTAGAAAGGACAGGTACACCAGTTAGCAAACTACCCATTGAACCTCATCCCCCTTGGATAGATACTGCAACTGTACCACCCAGTGTTCAAGAAAAAGCACAAGAAATAGGTGTGACTATTACCTTACAACAGTGGGAAATTTTAACTCCATTACAAAGGTTTGCTCTAATTAAACTCAGCCGTTCTGGACATGAAAACAAAAACTTTCCCAAAGCAATGGCAGAATTTCAGCTAATATAG